The Coriobacteriia bacterium genome contains a region encoding:
- a CDS encoding YCF48-related protein: protein MRRVALGLAVVLVLATPASASAAVGWSRVAAPTSAGLAAVSFPSGRLGVAVGARGVVLRTTDGGVTWRARPSGTTHDLAAVDMLAGTLEGWATGADSTLLRTTSGGVTWTAVAVPASATLTAVRSLAPSACCALTSNGLCIATTDAGLTWTVSRVDGQGRAMRGVARAGGRLVAVGDGGCACVSDDLGSTWATASAPTTVDLAAVSLAADGRGWAVGDRGTLLRTLDGGSTWTRQTSGVARDLCAVRAVDATVAWAVGAAGVVLKTVTGGSRWIAQPVPSTAALAGLAVAGSSRAWAVGSAGVVLRTADGGAGPVTLGYPTAPGRVVRGRLFTAYGTISPRHADGIVAVRLLCYRRVSGAWRFDRSLPARTLTLGAGSTRWVVTFALPSRGLWRLRALHPDDVAHVRALSPTRELLVD from the coding sequence GTGAGACGAGTCGCTCTCGGGCTGGCTGTCGTGCTCGTGCTCGCGACTCCCGCCAGCGCCTCGGCCGCCGTCGGATGGTCGCGCGTCGCGGCGCCGACGAGCGCCGGGCTCGCGGCGGTGTCGTTCCCTTCCGGTCGGCTCGGCGTCGCGGTCGGAGCGCGCGGCGTCGTGCTGCGCACGACCGACGGCGGCGTGACGTGGCGAGCGCGTCCGTCCGGCACGACCCATGACCTCGCCGCGGTCGACATGCTCGCCGGCACGCTCGAGGGCTGGGCGACAGGCGCGGACTCGACGCTGTTGCGCACGACAAGCGGCGGCGTGACGTGGACGGCGGTCGCAGTGCCGGCTTCCGCGACGCTGACCGCGGTGCGATCGCTGGCGCCGTCGGCGTGCTGCGCGCTGACCTCGAACGGGCTGTGCATCGCGACGACCGATGCTGGCCTCACATGGACCGTGAGTCGCGTGGACGGGCAGGGGCGCGCGATGCGGGGAGTCGCTCGCGCGGGCGGAAGGCTGGTCGCGGTCGGGGACGGCGGGTGCGCCTGCGTCAGCGATGACCTCGGGAGCACGTGGGCGACGGCTTCGGCACCGACGACCGTGGACCTCGCGGCTGTCTCTCTCGCCGCGGACGGCCGCGGTTGGGCGGTCGGCGACCGCGGGACGCTCCTGCGCACGCTCGACGGCGGCTCCACCTGGACGCGCCAGACGAGCGGCGTGGCGCGAGACCTGTGCGCCGTGCGCGCGGTCGACGCGACCGTGGCGTGGGCGGTCGGCGCCGCGGGCGTCGTGCTCAAGACCGTCACGGGCGGCTCGCGATGGATCGCGCAGCCCGTGCCTTCGACCGCGGCGCTCGCCGGGCTTGCCGTCGCCGGCTCTTCGCGCGCGTGGGCGGTCGGCTCCGCGGGTGTGGTGCTGCGTACGGCGGACGGCGGCGCGGGGCCGGTGACGCTCGGGTATCCCACCGCGCCCGGTCGCGTGGTGCGCGGGCGCCTCTTCACCGCGTACGGGACGATCTCGCCGCGCCACGCGGACGGCATCGTCGCGGTGCGACTGCTGTGCTACCGTCGCGTGAGCGGCGCTTGGCGCTTCGATCGGTCGCTGCCCGCCCGGACGCTCACCCTCGGGGCGGGCTCGACGCGATGGGTCGTCACCTTCGCGCTCCCGTCGAGAGGACTGTGGAGGCTGCGGGCGCTGCATCCGGACGACGTCGCGCACGTGCGGGCGCTCTCGCCCACGCGCGAACTGCTCGTGGACTGA
- a CDS encoding N-acetyltransferase, whose translation MPGPVRVEEVPLGDRKLREFARLPWRLNRGDPCWTPPLNADLLGSRLLGVPGLLTPAHPYHRSADVTHFIARRDGKALGRVSAAINHRFNEHYRGRYGFFGFFECVDDQEVANALLDAARDWTAARGMEVLRGPGEYSNATHERQGVLIDGFDTPPTVELTHNPPYYRHLIEAYGFVKAKDYHAYRVAVAETGSERLTRVAAAVRERGGITIRCADLSRLREEVRLIVSIYNDAWAANWGFLPITDEEADLLADSLKPILDPGLVRFAYVHGEPAAMIGTLPDPNWALRPRWRWYGDSDAVRLARLFALRRRIPRVRLMFFGIRPGFRRMGIDALLFDEMLAYGRTKHYRECDISMLLEDNDLILRASKFMGANRYKTWRIYDLPLM comes from the coding sequence ATGCCCGGTCCCGTGCGCGTGGAGGAGGTCCCGCTCGGCGACCGGAAGTTGCGCGAGTTCGCGCGGCTGCCGTGGAGGTTGAACCGCGGCGACCCGTGCTGGACGCCTCCGCTGAATGCCGATCTTCTCGGCAGCCGGCTCCTCGGCGTACCCGGTCTGCTCACTCCCGCGCACCCATACCATCGTTCCGCGGACGTGACCCACTTCATCGCCCGACGCGACGGCAAGGCGCTCGGCCGCGTCTCGGCTGCGATCAACCACCGCTTCAACGAGCACTACCGGGGGAGGTACGGTTTCTTCGGCTTCTTCGAGTGCGTGGACGATCAGGAGGTCGCGAATGCGCTGCTCGACGCGGCGCGGGACTGGACGGCCGCTCGCGGGATGGAGGTCCTGCGCGGGCCGGGCGAGTACTCGAACGCGACGCACGAGCGCCAGGGCGTGTTGATCGACGGGTTCGACACGCCGCCGACCGTCGAGCTGACGCACAACCCGCCGTACTACCGGCACCTCATCGAGGCGTACGGTTTCGTGAAGGCGAAGGACTACCACGCGTATCGCGTCGCCGTCGCCGAGACGGGCTCCGAGCGGCTGACGCGCGTCGCGGCGGCGGTGCGCGAGCGCGGCGGCATCACGATCCGGTGCGCCGACCTCTCGCGGCTTCGCGAGGAGGTGCGCCTCATCGTGAGCATCTACAACGACGCGTGGGCCGCGAACTGGGGCTTCCTCCCGATCACCGATGAAGAGGCCGATCTGCTCGCCGACTCCCTCAAGCCGATCCTCGATCCCGGGCTCGTGCGATTCGCGTACGTTCACGGCGAGCCGGCGGCGATGATCGGCACGCTTCCCGATCCGAACTGGGCGCTGCGTCCCCGCTGGCGCTGGTACGGCGACTCGGACGCGGTCCGTCTCGCGAGGCTGTTCGCTCTCCGGAGGCGCATCCCGCGCGTGCGCTTGATGTTCTTCGGCATCCGGCCCGGTTTCCGGCGGATGGGCATAGACGCGCTGCTCTTCGACGAGATGCTCGCGTACGGTCGGACGAAGCACTACCGTGAGTGCGACATCTCGATGCTGCTCGAGGACAACGACCTGATCCTCCGCGCTTCGAAGTTCATGGGAGCGAACCGGTACAAGACATGGCGCATCTACGATCTCCCGCTCATGTGA
- a CDS encoding ferredoxin, which produces MRLVVDLDLCIGCGVCEQECPELFEVGDDGLAHAIVDDPGPELFDCAGAAEELCPVDAISILGE; this is translated from the coding sequence ATGCGACTCGTCGTCGATCTCGACCTGTGCATCGGCTGCGGTGTGTGCGAGCAGGAGTGTCCCGAACTCTTCGAGGTCGGTGACGACGGGCTCGCGCACGCGATCGTGGACGACCCCGGTCCGGAACTCTTCGATTGCGCGGGCGCTGCCGAGGAGCTCTGCCCCGTCGACGCGATCAGCATCCTCGGGGAGTGA
- a CDS encoding class D sortase, which produces MYRPRYRPRSSRDKSSLVSRLSLGLLVLGIGLIFLALINIRAQSVRSADVYRHPSSSTTVSTEPSGSSETPDPDRALYPKYPAQGDTIGVLSIPALGQSLPIIQGTDEDDLKRGVGHYTKSVLPGQTDNCVLSGHRDTVFRRLGNLEIGDRFVTQTSAGRFDYEIRRIRIVDKDDRTVIVPTDHAVLTVSTCYPFYYIGNAPRRYVLVADLVHRPSPHLIK; this is translated from the coding sequence ATGTATAGGCCGAGGTATAGGCCGAGATCGTCGCGGGACAAGTCCTCCCTCGTCTCCAGACTGTCCTTGGGGCTGCTGGTCCTCGGGATAGGCCTCATCTTCCTGGCGCTGATCAACATCAGGGCGCAGTCTGTGCGGTCCGCCGATGTCTACCGGCATCCCTCTTCCAGCACGACCGTCTCGACGGAGCCGAGCGGGTCGTCCGAGACGCCCGATCCCGACCGGGCCCTGTACCCGAAGTACCCCGCGCAGGGCGACACCATCGGGGTCCTGTCGATCCCGGCCCTCGGGCAGAGCCTGCCGATCATCCAGGGGACCGACGAGGACGATCTGAAGAGGGGCGTGGGGCACTACACCAAGAGCGTGCTGCCCGGGCAGACGGACAACTGCGTCCTCTCCGGACATCGCGACACGGTCTTCAGGAGACTTGGCAATCTGGAGATAGGCGATCGGTTCGTCACGCAGACGTCCGCCGGGAGATTCGACTACGAGATCCGGCGCATCCGGATCGTCGACAAGGACGACAGGACGGTCATCGTGCCGACCGACCACGCCGTCCTGACGGTGAGCACCTGCTACCCGTTCTACTACATCGGCAACGCACCGCGCCGCTACGTGCTCGTCGCGGACCTGGTGCACAGGCCCAGCCCACATCTGATCAAGTGA
- a CDS encoding ice-binding family protein, which yields MATPSRLRHVSLLLAFFLAVMIALPAVSFAAPVLLGSTSNFAILSGQGITNTGTTWIGGDAGGDVGSHPNPAFTGQASVTLANGTTHLADAVALDAKNDLITAYDDAAGRTPTIIDTELGGQTLIPGVYHSNSGTFEIAAGQTLTLDAQGDPDGVFVFQTDTTLVTFAGSVVSLTNSARYCRVFWKVGSSATLGTNSQFVGHIFALTSIAAQTGATVQGQLLARNGSVTLDTNTITNGVCAAATPTPTPTPTPTPTPTPGPTPGPGEDVVPSTDSGGVLPNTATPWYNVLLAGAVLTLIGAAGLWGTRKAHV from the coding sequence ATGGCGACACCGAGCAGGTTGCGGCACGTATCGCTGCTATTGGCGTTCTTTCTGGCAGTCATGATCGCACTACCTGCGGTGAGCTTTGCAGCTCCGGTGCTCCTTGGATCGACCTCCAATTTCGCGATCCTGTCCGGCCAGGGGATCACCAATACCGGAACGACCTGGATAGGCGGAGATGCCGGCGGAGACGTCGGGTCGCATCCGAACCCCGCATTCACCGGGCAGGCGAGCGTGACACTGGCGAATGGGACCACGCACCTGGCCGATGCCGTCGCGCTCGATGCCAAGAACGATCTGATCACCGCATATGACGACGCCGCGGGAAGAACGCCCACCATCATCGACACCGAGCTTGGTGGCCAGACCCTGATCCCCGGCGTCTACCATTCGAACAGCGGCACGTTCGAGATAGCGGCGGGCCAGACTCTAACGCTCGACGCCCAGGGCGATCCCGATGGTGTCTTCGTGTTCCAGACGGACACCACGCTCGTCACATTCGCGGGCAGTGTCGTCAGTCTCACCAACAGCGCCCGGTACTGCCGGGTCTTCTGGAAGGTCGGAAGCTCCGCGACCCTGGGGACCAACTCCCAGTTCGTGGGACACATCTTCGCGCTCACGTCCATCGCGGCCCAGACCGGTGCGACGGTGCAGGGACAGCTTCTGGCCCGGAACGGTTCGGTCACGCTGGACACCAACACCATCACGAACGGAGTCTGCGCGGCTGCAACTCCGACGCCCACACCGACGCCCACACCCACGCCCACACCCACGCCCGGGCCGACACCTGGTCCGGGCGAGGACGTCGTCCCGTCGACAGACAGCGGGGGAGTGCTCCCGAACACCGCCACACCTTGGTACAACGTCCTCCTCGCAGGCGCTGTCCTGACGCTCATCGGGGCTGCCGGCCTCTGGGGAACCAGAAAGGCACATGTATAG
- a CDS encoding NHL repeat-containing protein produces MSSGSASTETVLHRLPRGFVRASLRVAVFLLAMVAAFAPSVASAAYVPELVWGGTGSAPGQFNGASYITHDSSGRLYVSDTNNARIQVFDSDGTFVRSFPTSGGPIGYYYMGPRDIVWHPNGLLYVALSDSDNYKVVAYTTTGEIVRSWSTPRSATNFSMEWPGLAVGPDGSIYTVQDADGLRKYSPEGVLLDSYTGVDYPPSPTVVLRSYFGWTGFNVPNCAVVATNGTIYVSESGRIPYFTPPLRHYFSFGRSTPRRRGMALDADGNLFVAEPGASTETSGVVRYAAGTLRSGNTGPVECLGVNGTDGLLGQVWWPTDVDVVGDYVFIVDGGNRIQRFRKINSRPDNTPPVSRSEVTTRVGSATIRLTSADGAEGSGVAQLNWRLDTFTEQTTTSASVEVATGIGNHVLRYWAADFARNVESEHTVRFSVEATPPPPQWYDTGIQLTAPVTSVIGGTGVTLTAILRGYFPGGGSSIGTYVFPLPGKPIRFERYVPGTGWVTVGTTTTGGGGQAVRTMPAITRPTNYRARFLGGYPYRDVISRSVSIGIRDNLTAPSVPGAVYGGQIFLATGYISPRHAVGRRTVNFRFFHYEWNGWVLRGTVPATTYYYSGTWTRFAARCWVRGTGRWYVAADHAEAGHAYSISRPTFFNCY; encoded by the coding sequence ATGTCGTCCGGCTCCGCCTCGACAGAGACCGTCCTCCACCGGCTCCCCCGGGGGTTCGTTCGCGCCTCGCTGCGGGTCGCCGTCTTCTTGCTCGCGATGGTCGCCGCGTTCGCGCCCTCCGTGGCATCGGCGGCCTACGTCCCGGAGCTTGTCTGGGGCGGGACGGGGTCGGCTCCCGGGCAGTTCAACGGCGCATCTTACATCACCCACGACTCGTCGGGCCGTCTCTACGTCTCCGACACGAACAACGCGCGTATCCAAGTCTTCGATTCCGACGGCACGTTCGTCCGCTCCTTCCCGACATCGGGCGGCCCTATCGGCTACTACTACATGGGGCCACGCGACATCGTCTGGCATCCGAACGGTCTGCTCTACGTCGCGCTGTCCGATTCCGACAACTACAAGGTCGTGGCGTACACCACGACCGGCGAGATCGTGCGTTCGTGGAGCACGCCGAGATCGGCCACGAACTTCTCGATGGAGTGGCCGGGACTCGCCGTGGGCCCGGACGGCAGCATCTACACCGTCCAAGACGCGGACGGGTTGCGGAAGTACAGTCCCGAGGGCGTGCTCCTCGACTCCTACACGGGGGTGGACTACCCCCCGTCGCCCACGGTCGTCCTTCGCAGCTATTTCGGCTGGACGGGGTTCAACGTCCCGAACTGCGCCGTCGTCGCCACGAACGGCACGATCTACGTGTCCGAGAGCGGGCGGATCCCCTACTTCACACCTCCCTTGCGGCACTACTTCAGCTTCGGCCGCTCGACACCCAGGCGGCGCGGTATGGCGCTCGACGCGGACGGGAACCTCTTCGTGGCCGAACCGGGCGCCTCCACTGAGACGTCCGGCGTGGTGAGGTATGCGGCCGGGACGCTCAGATCGGGCAACACGGGCCCTGTGGAGTGTTTGGGCGTCAACGGGACCGACGGTCTTCTGGGACAGGTGTGGTGGCCGACCGACGTCGATGTGGTCGGCGACTACGTCTTCATCGTCGACGGCGGCAATCGGATCCAGCGCTTCCGGAAGATCAACTCGCGGCCGGACAACACCCCGCCCGTGTCGCGCTCCGAGGTGACCACGAGGGTCGGAAGCGCGACGATACGCCTGACCTCGGCCGATGGTGCCGAAGGGAGCGGCGTCGCGCAGCTGAACTGGAGACTCGACACCTTCACCGAACAGACGACGACGTCGGCCTCCGTCGAGGTGGCCACGGGGATCGGCAACCATGTTCTCCGGTACTGGGCGGCCGACTTCGCCCGCAACGTCGAGAGCGAGCACACCGTCAGGTTCTCGGTGGAGGCGACCCCTCCGCCGCCGCAGTGGTACGACACGGGCATCCAGCTCACCGCCCCGGTCACCTCGGTGATAGGTGGGACCGGAGTGACGCTGACGGCGATCCTGCGAGGGTACTTCCCGGGCGGCGGCTCGAGTATCGGGACGTACGTCTTCCCGCTGCCGGGAAAGCCCATCCGCTTCGAGAGGTATGTCCCGGGCACCGGTTGGGTGACGGTCGGGACGACGACGACCGGGGGCGGCGGCCAGGCCGTCAGGACCATGCCGGCGATCACGAGACCCACGAACTACCGGGCCCGCTTCCTCGGCGGCTACCCCTATCGCGACGTCATCAGTCGGAGTGTCAGCATCGGGATCCGCGACAACCTGACGGCCCCTTCGGTGCCCGGGGCCGTCTACGGCGGCCAGATCTTCCTCGCCACCGGCTATATCTCGCCGCGGCATGCAGTGGGCCGGAGGACCGTCAACTTCCGCTTCTTCCACTACGAGTGGAACGGGTGGGTGCTTCGAGGCACGGTCCCCGCGACGACGTACTACTACTCGGGCACATGGACGCGGTTCGCGGCCCGCTGTTGGGTCAGAGGCACCGGCAGATGGTACGTCGCCGCCGACCACGCCGAAGCGGGCCACGCCTACTCGATCTCTCGCCCGACGTTCTTCAACTGCTACTGA
- a CDS encoding type II toxin-antitoxin system VapC family toxin has protein sequence MNVVDSSAWLEYFGDAPNASEFSAVIESPEESVVPSLALFEVFKRTCQLAGEAKALEAVGAMLQGRVVELSSTLALDAARLSLATGLAMADAIILATARAENAVLWTQDAHFKGMEGVEFRETAG, from the coding sequence GTGAACGTCGTCGATTCATCCGCTTGGCTCGAGTACTTCGGCGACGCCCCGAATGCGAGCGAGTTCTCCGCAGTCATCGAATCGCCCGAAGAGTCGGTCGTTCCCTCACTGGCCCTATTCGAGGTCTTCAAGCGGACGTGCCAGCTCGCGGGCGAGGCGAAAGCCCTCGAGGCGGTCGGCGCGATGTTGCAGGGCAGGGTCGTCGAGCTGTCCTCGACACTCGCGCTCGACGCGGCCCGGTTGTCGTTGGCGACAGGGCTCGCCATGGCCGATGCGATCATCCTCGCGACCGCTCGTGCGGAGAACGCTGTCCTTTGGACGCAGGACGCGCATTTCAAAGGCATGGAGGGCGTCGAGTTCCGCGAGACGGCGGGCTGA
- a CDS encoding AbrB/MazE/SpoVT family DNA-binding domain-containing protein, protein METVTISPKFQVVIPKSIREQLKLVPGQKVHALAYGDRIEFLPVRPVSQLRGMLRGLDTSFERDREDRV, encoded by the coding sequence GTGGAGACCGTGACCATCTCGCCTAAGTTCCAGGTCGTCATCCCGAAGTCCATTCGCGAGCAGTTGAAGCTCGTGCCCGGCCAGAAGGTGCATGCTCTGGCGTACGGCGATCGCATCGAGTTCCTGCCGGTCAGGCCGGTCAGCCAGCTTCGGGGCATGCTCCGAGGTCTCGATACGAGTTTCGAGCGCGACCGGGAGGACAGGGTGTGA
- a CDS encoding nucleotidyl transferase AbiEii/AbiGii toxin family protein, whose protein sequence is MIPRAQITAWRASAPWPQDEQVEQDLILSRALTAIFGRPSLRHALAFRGGTALHKLHFDPPGRYSEDLDLVQVEAGPIGPVLGELREALDPWLGAPNWEQRPDSAKLLYRFETTALPVQRMRVKVEINTREHFSVDGLQHMPFAVSSPWHSADELVTTFTLEEMLATKMRALFQRRKGRDLYDLWLGLTTLDLNEAHIMECLGEYLARMETSISRAEFEANMVGKLASSDFRVDVIPLLRDPAGYDVDAAASLVHDQLIARLPGEPWKGLT, encoded by the coding sequence GTGATCCCGCGAGCCCAGATCACGGCGTGGAGAGCTTCTGCGCCATGGCCCCAAGACGAGCAAGTCGAGCAGGACCTGATCCTGTCGAGAGCGCTGACTGCGATCTTCGGCCGTCCATCCCTGCGCCACGCGCTCGCCTTCCGCGGCGGGACCGCGCTGCACAAGCTCCACTTCGATCCTCCGGGGCGCTACTCCGAGGACCTTGATCTCGTGCAGGTCGAGGCCGGTCCGATCGGCCCGGTGCTCGGAGAGCTGCGCGAGGCGCTAGATCCGTGGCTGGGGGCCCCGAACTGGGAGCAGCGCCCGGACAGCGCCAAGCTGCTCTACCGATTCGAGACCACCGCATTGCCCGTGCAGCGGATGCGGGTGAAGGTGGAGATCAATACTCGGGAGCACTTCAGCGTCGATGGGCTGCAGCATATGCCGTTCGCCGTATCGAGCCCGTGGCACTCCGCCGACGAGCTGGTCACCACGTTCACGCTGGAAGAGATGTTGGCAACGAAGATGAGGGCGCTCTTCCAGCGACGGAAGGGGCGCGACCTCTACGACTTGTGGCTCGGACTCACCACCCTCGACCTGAATGAGGCGCACATCATGGAGTGTCTCGGCGAGTACCTGGCGCGAATGGAGACTTCGATCTCGCGCGCGGAGTTCGAGGCGAACATGGTGGGAAAGCTCGCGTCTTCCGACTTCCGCGTCGACGTGATTCCACTGCTTCGCGACCCGGCGGGATACGACGTCGACGCCGCAGCGTCGCTCGTGCACGACCAACTGATCGCCCGTCTTCCCGGCGAGCCGTGGAAGGGTCTCACCTAA
- a CDS encoding type IV toxin-antitoxin system AbiEi family antitoxin, whose amino-acid sequence MAIQEVTAPEEVSAFVEQLQATGTYTFSHADARAALPTSEIAVDNALRRLKKRGRIVTPRRGFYVIVPTEYITAGSPPSWFIDDLMRFLDQPYYVGLLSAAAIHGASHQQPMTFQVVTDRPTREGVAGRARITFHMSGSVAETPAVAMQTETGTMFVSTPESTAFDLVRFSAACGGLSNVATVLLELAERLEPEALYSVAQLRKTPEIQRLGYLLDRAGQPRLADPLLRVLGSKRYRPVALAPDAPRAGADAVSPWRVIPNLEVEIDL is encoded by the coding sequence ATGGCGATTCAAGAAGTGACAGCCCCTGAAGAGGTCTCGGCGTTCGTCGAACAGCTTCAGGCAACGGGGACCTACACGTTCTCTCACGCCGACGCGCGGGCCGCGCTGCCGACGTCTGAGATAGCGGTCGACAACGCACTGCGCCGGCTCAAGAAGCGCGGTCGCATAGTGACTCCGCGTCGCGGGTTCTACGTGATCGTGCCTACCGAGTACATCACGGCCGGCTCGCCGCCGTCGTGGTTCATCGACGACTTGATGCGGTTCCTCGATCAGCCCTACTACGTGGGGTTGCTATCCGCAGCGGCCATCCACGGCGCTTCTCATCAGCAGCCGATGACGTTTCAGGTCGTCACCGACCGTCCCACCCGCGAGGGCGTGGCCGGACGCGCGCGCATCACCTTCCACATGAGCGGCTCTGTCGCCGAGACCCCCGCTGTCGCGATGCAGACGGAGACCGGCACCATGTTCGTGTCCACGCCCGAGTCGACGGCGTTCGATCTCGTGCGCTTCTCGGCGGCCTGCGGTGGTTTGAGCAACGTCGCGACGGTGCTGCTTGAACTCGCCGAGCGCCTTGAGCCGGAGGCCCTGTATTCTGTTGCGCAACTGCGCAAGACCCCCGAGATCCAGCGCCTCGGCTACCTCTTGGACCGAGCGGGCCAGCCCCGGCTCGCCGACCCGTTGCTCCGCGTCCTTGGCTCCAAGCGGTATCGGCCGGTTGCGCTTGCTCCCGATGCGCCTCGGGCCGGCGCCGATGCAGTCAGTCCCTGGCGTGTGATCCCGAACCTGGAAGTGGAGATCGATCTGTGA
- the purH gene encoding bifunctional phosphoribosylaminoimidazolecarboxamide formyltransferase/IMP cyclohydrolase — protein MDQVKIRRALVSVSDKAGLVEFCTGLAAMGVEIVSTGGTAKALADAGLTVIPIDEVTGFPEMMDGRVKTLHPKVHGALLANRDIPEHLAQAFEHDITLIDLVVVNLYPFEATVAKEGVTLAEAIENIDIGGPSMLRSAAKNHAAVTVVTDPADYEAVLDEMRANGGATTMATRSRLAKDVFRRTSAYDAAIYRYLLGDAEFPEELRPRLHKAQELRYGENPHQQAAFYRDDDAPAHSLARAEQLHGKELSYNNILDTDAAWSAVAEFQDPACVIVKHTNPCGTAIAADALAAYVKAHASDPVSAFGGVMAFNRAVTKGVVEAINEREQFVEVMVAPEFDADALALLTEKKNIRLLRTGGIRHTAERGLEMRKVEGGMLVQTYDSVTEDRSGFTVPTKRQPTKDEWEQLLFAWKVAKSVKSNCILLAKDYASIGVGAGQMSRVDAAKIAVEKAGEKTKGSVCASDAFMPFPDSLEVVGDAGCTAVIQPGGSVRDEEAIAAADARGMTMVFTGHRHFRH, from the coding sequence ATGGACCAGGTCAAGATCCGCCGGGCGCTCGTGTCCGTGTCCGACAAGGCGGGGCTGGTGGAGTTCTGCACGGGCCTAGCCGCCATGGGCGTCGAGATCGTCTCGACCGGCGGCACCGCGAAGGCGCTGGCGGACGCCGGACTCACCGTCATCCCCATCGACGAGGTCACCGGCTTCCCCGAGATGATGGACGGCCGCGTGAAGACGCTGCACCCGAAGGTGCACGGCGCGCTGCTCGCCAACCGCGACATCCCCGAGCACCTGGCTCAGGCGTTCGAGCACGACATCACCCTGATCGACCTCGTCGTCGTGAATCTCTATCCGTTCGAGGCGACCGTGGCCAAGGAGGGCGTGACGCTGGCGGAGGCCATCGAGAACATCGACATCGGCGGTCCCTCGATGCTGCGCAGCGCGGCGAAGAACCACGCGGCGGTCACCGTCGTCACCGATCCCGCCGACTACGAGGCCGTGCTCGACGAGATGCGCGCGAACGGCGGCGCGACGACGATGGCCACGCGCAGCCGGCTCGCCAAGGACGTCTTCCGCCGCACGTCGGCCTACGACGCAGCGATCTATCGCTACCTGCTCGGGGACGCGGAGTTCCCCGAGGAGCTGCGGCCGCGCCTGCACAAGGCACAGGAGCTGCGCTACGGCGAGAACCCGCACCAGCAGGCCGCCTTCTACCGCGACGACGACGCCCCCGCGCACAGCCTCGCTCGCGCCGAGCAGCTCCACGGCAAGGAGCTCTCGTACAACAACATCCTCGACACCGACGCCGCATGGTCGGCGGTCGCCGAGTTCCAGGACCCGGCGTGCGTCATCGTGAAGCACACGAACCCGTGCGGCACGGCGATAGCGGCCGACGCGCTCGCCGCGTACGTCAAGGCGCACGCGAGCGACCCGGTATCGGCGTTCGGCGGCGTCATGGCGTTCAACCGGGCGGTCACGAAGGGCGTGGTCGAGGCGATCAACGAGCGCGAGCAGTTCGTCGAGGTCATGGTCGCGCCCGAGTTCGACGCCGACGCGCTCGCGCTGCTCACCGAGAAGAAGAACATCCGGCTCCTGCGCACCGGCGGCATCCGCCACACCGCGGAGCGCGGTCTGGAGATGCGCAAGGTCGAAGGCGGCATGCTCGTCCAGACCTACGACTCCGTCACCGAGGACCGTTCCGGCTTCACGGTGCCCACGAAGCGCCAGCCCACCAAGGACGAGTGGGAGCAGCTCCTCTTCGCATGGAAGGTCGCGAAGAGCGTCAAGAGCAACTGCATCCTGCTCGCGAAGGACTACGCGAGCATCGGCGTCGGCGCCGGGCAGATGAGCCGCGTCGACGCGGCGAAGATCGCCGTCGAGAAGGCGGGCGAGAAGACGAAGGGCAGCGTGTGCGCCTCCGACGCGTTCATGCCCTTCCCCGACTCGCTCGAAGTCGTCGGCGACGCGGGCTGCACGGCGGTCATCCAGCCGGGCGGCTCGGTGCGCGACGAGGAGGCGATCGCCGCCGCGGACGCGCGCGGGATGACGATGGTCTTCACCGGCCACCGCCACTTCAGGCACTAG